One genomic segment of Streptomyces liangshanensis includes these proteins:
- a CDS encoding class I SAM-dependent methyltransferase, producing the protein MAHDHTHVQQFFGARAADWDSRFPDDGPAYAAAVADLGLRAGDAVLDAGCGTGRALPALREAVGPAGAVLGVDLTAAMLDAAVRAGRDRSGRLVRADVAVLPVKDGALDAVFAAGLIAHLPQPARGLAELARVVRPGGQLALFHPIGRAALATRQNRVITEDDLRAEPNLRPLLAGSGWRLESYVDEEARFLALAVRQD; encoded by the coding sequence ATGGCCCATGACCACACGCATGTACAGCAGTTCTTCGGCGCGAGGGCGGCGGACTGGGACAGCCGCTTCCCCGACGACGGCCCCGCCTACGCGGCGGCCGTCGCGGACCTCGGCCTCCGGGCCGGCGACGCGGTGCTGGACGCCGGATGCGGGACCGGCCGCGCCCTGCCGGCCCTGCGGGAGGCGGTGGGTCCGGCGGGTGCGGTGCTGGGCGTCGACCTGACGGCCGCGATGCTCGACGCGGCCGTACGGGCGGGCCGCGACCGCAGCGGCCGGCTGGTGCGCGCCGACGTGGCCGTACTCCCGGTCAAGGACGGGGCGCTGGACGCGGTGTTCGCCGCCGGGCTGATCGCGCACCTGCCGCAACCGGCGCGGGGGCTGGCGGAGTTGGCCCGGGTCGTGCGGCCCGGCGGGCAGTTGGCGCTGTTCCATCCCATCGGCCGCGCCGCGCTCGCCACCCGGCAGAACCGGGTGATCACGGAGGACGACCTGCGCGCCGAGCCCAACCTCCGGCCACTGCTGGCCGGTTCGGGATGGCGGCTGGAGTCGTACGTGGACGAGGAGGCCCGCTTCCTCGCGCTGGCGGTCCGTCAGGACTGA
- a CDS encoding acyl-CoA desaturase yields the protein MPQATTAPPAVEPISEPATGRGAGSDFAPLLRTVKEQGLLERRVAWYARGITVNLVLVAAVVTAMALLGPTWWTMLLAPPLALLSARIAFVGHDAGHSQITGDRAKGRVIQLVHANLLLGMSQEWWNDKHNRHHANPNHVDKDPDVAADIFVFTQGQTAGRTGFKGWLTRHQAWMFFPLTTLEGIALKVYGFQAVFSRRNDTRMPGRRRVVEGLLLAAHVAAYVTLLLTTLTVGQAVVFALIHQMLLGLHLGMAFAPNHKGMEMPDAENGADWGHLRRQVLTSRNIRGGVFTDWFLGGLNYQIEHHLFPSMPRPHLRLAQPLVRAHCQALGVSYAETGLIDSYRQALGHLHDVGEPLRTGA from the coding sequence ATGCCCCAGGCCACCACCGCACCCCCCGCCGTGGAGCCCATATCCGAACCGGCCACCGGCCGCGGCGCGGGCAGCGACTTCGCGCCATTGCTGCGGACGGTCAAGGAACAGGGGCTCCTCGAGCGCCGGGTCGCCTGGTACGCCCGGGGCATCACGGTCAACCTGGTTCTCGTCGCCGCCGTGGTCACCGCCATGGCACTCCTCGGCCCCACCTGGTGGACGATGCTCCTCGCGCCCCCGCTGGCGCTCCTCTCGGCCCGCATCGCGTTCGTCGGCCACGACGCGGGGCACTCCCAGATCACCGGTGACCGCGCCAAGGGCCGCGTCATCCAGCTCGTCCACGCCAACCTGCTGCTCGGGATGAGCCAGGAGTGGTGGAACGACAAGCACAACCGGCACCACGCCAACCCCAACCACGTCGACAAGGACCCGGACGTCGCCGCCGACATCTTCGTCTTCACCCAGGGACAGACGGCCGGCCGTACGGGATTCAAGGGCTGGCTCACCCGCCACCAGGCCTGGATGTTCTTCCCGCTGACGACCCTGGAGGGCATCGCCCTCAAGGTGTACGGCTTCCAGGCCGTCTTCTCGCGCCGGAACGACACCCGCATGCCCGGCCGCCGCCGCGTGGTCGAGGGCCTGCTCCTGGCCGCCCACGTCGCCGCGTACGTCACCCTGCTGCTCACCACACTGACCGTCGGCCAGGCCGTCGTCTTCGCGCTCATCCACCAGATGCTCCTGGGCCTGCACCTGGGCATGGCCTTCGCGCCGAACCACAAGGGCATGGAGATGCCCGACGCCGAGAACGGCGCCGACTGGGGCCACCTGCGCCGCCAGGTCCTGACGTCGCGCAACATCCGCGGCGGTGTGTTCACCGACTGGTTCCTCGGCGGGCTGAACTACCAGATCGAGCACCACCTCTTCCCCAGCATGCCCCGCCCCCACCTGCGGCTCGCCCAGCCGCTGGTGCGCGCGCACTGCCAGGCGCTGGGCGTCTCCTACGCCGAGACCGGACTGATCGACTCGTACCGCCAGGCCCTCGGTCACCTCCACGACGTCGGCGAACCGCTCCGTACAGGCGCATAG